In Streptomyces thermolilacinus SPC6, a single genomic region encodes these proteins:
- a CDS encoding helix-turn-helix domain-containing protein: protein MSTDYQQARTALGARLRELRFLCPSGRLTGRQLAQRLGWPGSKVSKLENGRQTATPEDLRAWADATEQPGVYPELAARLAGFESHIRSWRRALANGFKPLHEGLSAEIDRTSDLWIWEESVIAGLLQTPEYARHVIQRYSELLGGADDIETAVRSRVQRQEWLYRSGRKLHVVMWEAALRSLICPPSVLASQLDRLNGMIGMDTVELGVIPFTASVKIVPANGFWVLDDRLVVAEDWHAELWLDDADNITLYKKVWKTLSESAVYGADAHSVIASARRSLYPR, encoded by the coding sequence GTGAGCACCGACTATCAGCAGGCACGGACGGCGTTGGGTGCGCGGCTGCGCGAACTCCGCTTCCTGTGCCCCAGTGGTCGGCTCACCGGCCGGCAGCTCGCGCAGCGACTCGGCTGGCCGGGCTCCAAGGTCAGCAAGCTGGAGAACGGCAGGCAGACGGCCACCCCCGAGGATCTGCGGGCGTGGGCCGACGCGACCGAGCAGCCGGGGGTGTACCCCGAACTCGCTGCTCGGCTGGCCGGATTCGAGTCGCACATCAGGTCATGGCGCCGAGCGCTGGCGAACGGCTTCAAGCCCCTTCACGAGGGGCTGAGCGCCGAGATCGACCGCACCTCCGACCTGTGGATCTGGGAAGAGTCGGTGATCGCCGGATTGCTGCAGACTCCGGAGTACGCCCGGCATGTCATCCAGCGGTACTCGGAGCTGCTGGGCGGAGCCGACGACATCGAAACGGCAGTCCGCTCCCGGGTGCAGCGCCAGGAATGGCTGTACCGGTCCGGGCGCAAGCTGCACGTGGTGATGTGGGAAGCCGCGTTGCGGTCCCTGATCTGCCCGCCCTCGGTGCTGGCGAGCCAACTCGACCGCCTCAACGGCATGATCGGTATGGACACGGTCGAGCTGGGTGTCATCCCCTTCACGGCGTCCGTCAAGATCGTGCCTGCCAACGGCTTCTGGGTGCTCGACGACCGGCTGGTCGTCGCCGAGGACTGGCACGCCGAACTGTGGTTGGACGACGCCGACAACATCACCTTGTACAAGAAGGTCTGGAAGACACTCAGCGAGTCGGCGGTGTACGGGGCCGACGCCCACAGCGTCATCGCATCGGCCCGCCGCTCCCTGTACCCACGGTGA
- a CDS encoding helix-turn-helix domain-containing protein, producing MDDEVQQPEEYEVGTGMLCVFGRQLKLFRERAGLDRAGLGSLTGYSASTIASFEQARRLPQPKFIDQADEVLGAGGVLSASKEEVARAQYPAFFRDAAKLEAEAVELFVYDTHVVNGLLQTEEYTRALLGMRRPLLDEATIEQRVVARLARQKIFDRWPSPLLSFVMEEPVVRRPLGGEQVWRGQLEQLLLLGQKRNVELQLMPLDRQDNAGMDGAFTLLTPRQGQQVGYMEAQGRSTLVTERDAVQALSARYGIIRAQALTPSESLAFIEKLLGER from the coding sequence GTGGACGACGAGGTTCAGCAGCCGGAAGAGTACGAGGTCGGGACGGGCATGCTGTGCGTGTTCGGGAGGCAGTTGAAGCTGTTCCGGGAGCGGGCGGGCCTGGACCGCGCGGGGCTCGGGTCCCTGACCGGGTACTCGGCCTCGACGATCGCGTCGTTTGAGCAGGCGAGACGTCTTCCGCAACCCAAGTTTATCGACCAGGCGGATGAGGTACTGGGCGCAGGTGGGGTGTTGAGCGCGAGCAAGGAGGAGGTGGCTCGGGCTCAGTATCCAGCGTTCTTCCGGGACGCGGCCAAGTTGGAGGCCGAGGCCGTCGAGCTATTCGTGTACGACACCCACGTGGTGAACGGCCTGTTGCAGACAGAGGAGTACACGCGGGCGCTGCTCGGGATGCGGCGTCCGCTGCTGGATGAGGCGACCATCGAGCAGCGTGTTGTAGCGAGGCTCGCACGGCAGAAGATTTTCGACAGGTGGCCCTCCCCGTTGCTGAGCTTCGTCATGGAGGAGCCGGTTGTACGACGACCGCTCGGTGGTGAGCAGGTATGGCGCGGACAGCTTGAACAACTGCTTCTGCTCGGACAGAAGCGGAACGTCGAGCTTCAGCTCATGCCGCTCGACCGCCAGGACAATGCTGGTATGGACGGCGCGTTCACCTTGCTGACTCCAAGGCAGGGGCAACAGGTCGGTTACATGGAGGCGCAAGGCCGGAGCACACTGGTCACGGAGCGAGATGCAGTCCAGGCGTTGTCCGCACGCTATGGGATCATCCGAGCGCAGGCTCTCACCCCGAGTGAGTCCCTGGCCTTCATCGAGAAGCTGTTGGGAGAGAGATGA
- the pglX gene encoding BREX-2 system adenine-specific DNA-methyltransferase PglX, translated as MIDRKALLNDLKQQVKAVEADLGKQVKALDEVGARLRAEYDQARKLGRTAATWTSWLDERVTQVAVAWALGTVFVRFCEDNRLIPEPYLTGPEGDRRELAESRYDAYVESDDNPTYRGWLEKAFDELGQGQAGRLLFDKRHNPLYQVPLSHDGARELVEFWRQRDEAGVLVHDFTDPLNEDGTEGWDTRFLGDLYQDLSEAARKTYALLQTPEFVEEFILDRTMNPALREFGYEGLKMIDPTCGSGHFVLGAFRRLVRLWAEGQPGKDVHERVRAALDSVHGVDVNPFAVAIARFRLLVAAMAASGVRTLEEAAKYEWPINLAVGDSLIKSRRSQQGNLFGGMDEGLADELADFKYATEDVHEYPDILRPGRYHVVVGNPPYITVKDKKLNVLYRELYPACAGKYALSVPFAQRFFELAKRGDAQGCGYGMVGQITANSFMKREFGAKLIEGYFGRAVELTEVIDTSGAYIPGHGTPTVILVGRQRGGDGRSPVIRTVRSVQGEPSAPKNAEEGLVWRAIVEQIDKPGSVSQWVSVDDLSRAKYFGKQPWILADGGLELNSSIEEGAVGQLRSELSRDIGFASFPGQDDAFISDPYALRRQGVDAAIARPLIIGEVVRDWGVDVGESAIAPYSADLKALPYDEASSWGRWLWKVRGHLRSTTDFDGKTQQGQGKPWWAWYRWVSERYQTPLSLTFAFVATHNHFVLDRGGKVFNRSAPVIKLREGASEEEHLRLLGLLNSSTAGFWLRQVSHDKGRPGADVAGADEPWEHRFEFTGTKLEEFPLLSEFPTTLASAMDHLAQELVATSPSAIASNAVPTAAALREGREKWESIRGRMIATQEELDWQVYALYGLLDREIAASAADIPVIASAERAFAIVLARKRERGEVNTSWFQHHNHQFDPITEIPADWPAAYREIVQKRIDAIESNRAIGMVERPEYKRRWATEGWDALQEKALRSWLLDRMEHRDLWFDENGQPAILTLARLTDALSRDEDFVSVARLYAPRKDLPKVVAELITDEHVPFLSALRYKLSGLKKRADWEEVWDLQRKEDAAPDEPAKRKIRDAIPVPPKYAPADFLRPSYWKARGKLDVPKERFISYGQTNAATPELYGWAGWDHKEQAQALATYFTNTALSTEEITPFLAGLLELQPWLYQWHNEFDMFYSGSPADFFASYRQQKQAEHGLTDDDLRGWRPPAATRGRRAAVKQ; from the coding sequence GTGATCGACCGCAAGGCTCTGTTGAACGACCTGAAGCAGCAGGTCAAGGCGGTCGAGGCCGACCTCGGCAAGCAGGTGAAGGCGCTGGACGAGGTCGGTGCGCGGCTGCGGGCCGAGTACGACCAGGCGCGCAAGCTCGGGCGTACGGCGGCGACATGGACCTCGTGGCTGGACGAGCGGGTCACGCAGGTCGCGGTGGCCTGGGCGCTGGGGACTGTGTTCGTGCGGTTCTGCGAGGACAACCGGCTGATTCCGGAGCCGTACCTGACGGGGCCGGAGGGTGACCGGCGGGAGCTGGCGGAGTCGCGGTACGACGCGTACGTGGAGTCGGACGACAACCCGACCTACCGCGGCTGGCTGGAGAAGGCGTTCGACGAGCTGGGCCAGGGCCAGGCGGGCCGACTCCTCTTCGACAAGCGGCACAACCCGCTGTACCAGGTTCCGCTGTCGCACGACGGTGCGCGCGAGCTGGTCGAGTTCTGGCGCCAGCGCGACGAGGCGGGCGTCCTCGTCCACGACTTCACCGACCCGCTGAACGAGGACGGCACCGAGGGCTGGGACACGCGGTTCCTGGGCGACCTGTACCAGGACCTGAGCGAGGCCGCACGGAAGACGTATGCACTGCTCCAGACGCCGGAGTTCGTGGAGGAGTTCATCCTCGACCGGACGATGAATCCTGCGCTGCGGGAGTTCGGGTACGAAGGCCTGAAGATGATCGACCCGACGTGCGGGTCGGGGCACTTCGTGCTGGGGGCGTTTCGGCGGCTGGTGCGGCTGTGGGCGGAGGGGCAGCCGGGCAAGGACGTGCATGAGCGGGTGCGGGCAGCGCTGGACTCGGTGCACGGGGTGGATGTGAACCCGTTCGCGGTGGCCATTGCCCGGTTCCGACTGCTGGTGGCGGCCATGGCGGCGAGCGGGGTGCGGACGCTGGAGGAGGCGGCCAAGTACGAGTGGCCGATCAACCTGGCAGTCGGGGACTCTCTCATCAAGTCCCGCCGTTCCCAGCAGGGCAACCTGTTCGGCGGGATGGACGAGGGCCTCGCGGACGAGCTGGCCGATTTCAAGTACGCCACGGAGGACGTGCACGAATACCCGGATATCTTGCGGCCAGGGCGGTATCACGTGGTGGTGGGAAACCCGCCCTACATCACGGTGAAGGACAAGAAGCTCAACGTCCTTTACCGGGAGCTGTATCCAGCGTGTGCCGGCAAGTATGCGCTGTCGGTGCCGTTCGCCCAGCGGTTCTTCGAACTGGCCAAGCGCGGCGACGCCCAGGGGTGCGGCTACGGCATGGTCGGGCAGATCACCGCGAACTCGTTCATGAAGCGGGAGTTCGGGGCGAAACTCATCGAAGGGTACTTCGGGCGCGCGGTGGAACTGACTGAGGTTATTGACACCTCGGGTGCCTACATTCCGGGGCACGGAACGCCGACGGTCATTCTCGTGGGCAGGCAGCGGGGCGGGGACGGGCGCTCGCCGGTCATCCGGACCGTTCGCAGTGTGCAGGGTGAGCCCTCCGCGCCGAAGAACGCCGAGGAGGGCCTGGTCTGGCGGGCGATCGTCGAGCAGATCGACAAGCCTGGCTCGGTGAGCCAGTGGGTGTCTGTGGATGATCTGTCACGGGCGAAGTACTTCGGTAAGCAGCCTTGGATCCTGGCCGACGGCGGTCTGGAATTGAACTCGTCCATCGAGGAGGGCGCCGTCGGGCAGTTGCGTTCAGAACTCTCGCGTGACATCGGTTTCGCCAGCTTCCCGGGTCAGGACGATGCCTTTATTAGCGACCCCTATGCGCTGCGGCGTCAGGGTGTTGATGCTGCGATTGCACGTCCGCTGATTATCGGCGAAGTTGTACGCGACTGGGGTGTGGATGTCGGCGAGAGTGCAATTGCTCCGTACAGCGCTGACCTCAAAGCGCTGCCGTACGACGAGGCTAGTTCCTGGGGGCGGTGGCTGTGGAAAGTGCGCGGTCACCTGCGATCAACTACGGACTTTGATGGAAAGACGCAGCAGGGCCAAGGGAAACCGTGGTGGGCATGGTACCGATGGGTCTCCGAGCGCTACCAAACCCCGTTGTCGCTGACGTTCGCGTTCGTAGCGACGCATAACCACTTCGTGCTGGATCGGGGTGGGAAGGTTTTCAACCGTTCCGCGCCGGTGATCAAGCTGCGGGAGGGTGCGAGCGAGGAGGAGCATCTGCGGTTGCTCGGCCTGCTCAATAGCTCCACTGCTGGATTTTGGCTTCGGCAGGTCAGCCACGACAAGGGCCGACCTGGCGCGGACGTCGCAGGAGCCGATGAACCTTGGGAGCATCGATTCGAGTTCACCGGAACCAAGCTGGAGGAATTCCCGCTTCTCTCTGAGTTCCCCACAACGCTTGCTTCCGCCATGGACCATCTCGCTCAGGAGCTGGTTGCTACTAGCCCTTCTGCCATTGCGTCGAACGCTGTCCCTACAGCGGCGGCACTGCGTGAGGGTCGAGAAAAGTGGGAGTCTATTCGTGGTCGGATGATTGCCACTCAGGAAGAACTAGACTGGCAGGTGTACGCCCTGTACGGCCTCCTCGACCGGGAGATCGCTGCTTCTGCTGCTGACATCCCTGTGATCGCCTCGGCTGAACGTGCCTTTGCCATCGTCCTGGCTCGCAAGAGGGAACGCGGCGAGGTCAACACCTCGTGGTTCCAGCACCACAACCACCAGTTCGATCCCATCACGGAGATCCCCGCCGACTGGCCCGCCGCCTACCGTGAGATCGTGCAGAAGCGGATCGACGCCATCGAGTCGAACCGGGCCATCGGCATGGTCGAGCGGCCCGAGTACAAGCGCCGCTGGGCCACCGAGGGTTGGGACGCGCTCCAGGAGAAGGCCCTCCGCTCTTGGCTGCTCGACCGCATGGAGCACCGCGACCTGTGGTTCGACGAGAACGGTCAGCCGGCCATCCTCACCCTGGCCCGCCTCACCGATGCCCTCTCCCGCGACGAGGACTTCGTCTCCGTGGCCAGGCTCTACGCGCCCCGCAAGGACCTGCCCAAGGTCGTCGCCGAGCTGATCACCGACGAGCATGTGCCGTTCCTCTCCGCGCTGCGCTACAAGCTCTCCGGGCTGAAGAAGCGTGCCGACTGGGAGGAGGTCTGGGACCTTCAGCGCAAGGAGGACGCCGCCCCCGACGAGCCGGCCAAGCGGAAGATCCGGGACGCCATCCCCGTGCCCCCGAAGTATGCCCCAGCCGACTTCCTGCGCCCCTCCTACTGGAAGGCGCGCGGCAAGTTGGACGTGCCCAAGGAGCGGTTCATCTCCTACGGACAGACCAACGCCGCCACCCCCGAGCTGTACGGCTGGGCTGGCTGGGACCACAAGGAGCAGGCGCAGGCGCTGGCGACGTACTTCACCAACACCGCGCTGTCCACCGAGGAGATCACGCCGTTCCTCGCCGGCCTGTTGGAACTCCAGCCGTGGTTGTACCAGTGGCACAACGAATTCGACATGTTCTACAGCGGCTCCCCGGCGGACTTTTTCGCCAGTTACCGCCAGCAGAAGCAGGCCGAGCATGGACTCACGGACGACGACCTCCGTGGCTGGCGTCCTCCGGCTGCGACCCGAGGTCGTCGCGCAGCAGTGAAGCAGTAG
- a CDS encoding DUF397 domain-containing protein, protein MNAEAKRGPEPALVWVKSSYSGAEGGQCVEVAAAPATVHVRDSKDTTRAPLAVDPTAWAAFIEFTAR, encoded by the coding sequence ATGAACGCTGAAGCAAAGCGCGGTCCCGAGCCCGCGCTTGTCTGGGTCAAGAGCAGCTACAGCGGAGCCGAGGGCGGTCAGTGTGTCGAAGTTGCCGCTGCCCCCGCCACCGTCCACGTCCGCGACTCGAAAGACACCACCCGCGCCCCACTCGCCGTGGACCCCACGGCATGGGCCGCCTTCATAGAGTTCACGGCACGCTGA
- a CDS encoding ATP-binding protein has translation MRFTSTPRGARLARRLVSHRLNDWGHPYATTVNETLTLITAELTANAVRHGHVPGRDFHVQLTLAEGIFRIEVTDTRAEKQPPAANPSATDSLSESGRGLLLVAALADDWGVSPRKAAPGKTVWAELHTRTKGHPLTHRVAPEPTDVDLLLATASLLRDDLGSQPEDASHGGRRP, from the coding sequence ATGCGCTTCACGTCAACGCCGCGCGGTGCCCGCCTCGCTCGCAGACTCGTCTCGCACCGCCTGAACGACTGGGGCCACCCGTACGCGACCACGGTCAACGAAACGCTCACCCTCATCACGGCGGAACTCACCGCCAATGCCGTCCGCCACGGCCACGTTCCTGGCCGGGACTTCCACGTCCAGCTCACCCTGGCCGAGGGCATCTTCCGTATCGAGGTGACCGACACCCGCGCTGAGAAACAGCCCCCGGCCGCCAACCCCTCGGCGACCGACTCGCTATCCGAGTCCGGCCGGGGCCTGCTTCTGGTCGCCGCCCTCGCGGACGACTGGGGCGTCAGCCCTCGCAAGGCCGCCCCAGGCAAGACCGTGTGGGCGGAGCTGCACACGCGAACAAAGGGCCACCCGCTGACACACCGGGTGGCCCCTGAACCGACTGATGTCGATCTACTCCTGGCTACTGCTTCACTGCTGCGCGACGACCTCGGGTCGCAGCCGGAGGACGCCAGCCACGGAGGTCGTCGTCCGTGA
- a CDS encoding DUF6879 family protein — MVRRLRFTGTDSKVDGCPALHTDEGTGEIIVQGTPVTDPEDLAQLRHFGAGEAAVAVPRELLVNWGPKEMERVPELVDRATFRRLFETFEHTAWRLETRRGYASDRQDPDFQAFLANGSSPCDPDEPWFVTIKAQTDAGKTVGRVRVADAPPTTEQLFLLDYARHNAAFGEDIRYLWREDAERAGLPAEDFWIFDSRLVALLHFDDEDNLLDIELITEPAEVVRYAMVRDAAMHHAVPRDQFAAQVATVE; from the coding sequence ATGGTTCGTCGGTTGCGCTTCACCGGCACGGACAGCAAGGTCGACGGTTGCCCCGCCCTGCACACGGACGAAGGCACCGGTGAGATCATCGTTCAGGGCACGCCCGTCACGGACCCCGAGGACCTCGCACAGCTCCGGCACTTCGGGGCCGGTGAGGCAGCGGTGGCCGTGCCGCGCGAGCTGCTCGTGAACTGGGGGCCGAAGGAGATGGAGCGGGTGCCGGAACTCGTGGACCGGGCCACCTTCCGCCGTCTGTTCGAGACCTTCGAGCACACCGCCTGGCGACTGGAGACGCGGCGCGGCTACGCGTCGGACCGACAGGACCCCGACTTCCAGGCGTTCCTGGCCAACGGCTCGTCGCCCTGCGACCCCGACGAACCCTGGTTCGTCACCATCAAGGCCCAGACGGACGCCGGCAAGACGGTCGGCCGGGTACGCGTCGCCGATGCCCCGCCCACCACGGAACAGCTGTTCCTCCTCGACTACGCCCGGCACAACGCCGCCTTCGGCGAGGACATCCGGTATCTGTGGCGCGAGGACGCCGAGCGAGCCGGCCTGCCCGCCGAGGACTTCTGGATCTTCGATTCACGGCTGGTCGCCCTGCTGCACTTCGACGACGAGGACAACCTGCTCGACATCGAGCTGATCACCGAACCGGCTGAGGTCGTGCGGTACGCCATGGTGCGCGACGCGGCGATGCACCACGCCGTCCCTCGCGATCAGTTCGCCGCGCAGGTGGCCACGGTCGAATAG